The stretch of DNA ATACGACCTGATAAGCAACGCCACAGACTATGGTAAGCTCGATCAACCTTAAATATAGTGAGATAACATCGTTGTTTTGAACCAGAAAGGGCTGATGAATGATGGTATTTGGGATTTGGTCACAGGCTTTCGAAATCCATTGGGGTATTGCTGTGGAAAAATTAATGTGTTAACATGTTGGGCAGATATGACAGTGAATGGCACTAAAGTTTTTGCAGATAGTTGCAATAACCCTTCAGAGTATATTAGCTGGGATGGCATTCATTACACTGAAGCTGCAAATAAATGGGTGGCTAACCATATTGCTGATGGCCTGTACTCTGACCCTCAAATTAGTATTATTGGAGCTTGTGATCTGTCTTATAACTCTCAAAATAAAACATAAGCCAAGGGTGGGAAAACATGAACACCGACTCTGCTGGGGATCGAACCCAGAATCTCTGGTTCCGTAGACCAGCGCCTTATCCATTGGGCCACAGAGTCATGTGCAAAGTTATTTGGTAATTAATGAATTGTATTTATCTTAATATTTTGCCATTGTTTGGGAATTAATGGATTGTATTTGCGATTTTGACTGATAAATTGTACTAGCGGTATGTAAATAgttgtttaataaaattagttatttattattaatgtttaaCATTTAAAAGGACATATAAATATGGTGTTTGGAAAATGAATCAcgagtcattttttttattttgtttgaccTAATTCAGCTGATTAACTTAATCAAATCGTTCAAAGTATATTTGGTAATTGACTTTTTTATTAAATGATTGGTCTCAATCAATTGAAATAGAAAACACTATATTTAGTATCATTTTTTATCaacttattcattttttaaagacAAAATTAACTATGAAAATTGCCCTATATCACTACAGTCTCACTGTTTGTGGTGgaaacaaataaaatcaaacttTACAACAAAGAAAATCAACGAAGTcaagaactcaaaaaaaaaataaataaataaaaatcgaAAGTTCAACACGATAAGAACAAAGAAAAGCAGACTTTTAGCAAGACAATAACAAAGAAAATCAAACTCTAaaatgaaagggaaaaaaaaacttatttttgcAGCAAATATGGAATcattctcttattttctcaGATTCTTCTTCTTTCCACTATGCCTCTTTCTTTCAgaataaatctatactatatataaaaacaatttcctcctcccaaattttccccccaaaacttagggtattttggtaaaatcatttattttatttatttattattttattattttattaattatccatcctataatattattatggtaatatatgataatgataatatgataatatgataatattgttaatattaatgggtgatgggtgattggtgatatataattgataattgataatatggtatatggtattattcttaatattaatatattaatatataatatattaacatatactaatattaattaattaattggtgattatttaaaaaagaataattaattggtgattggtgattagtgatatggtaatattgttatatattaatatttatatttatatagattgatattgatattaattaattaattggtgattggtgattagtgatatgataatctatatctatatctatatatctatatatatttatataattgacatgtaattaactatattagaatgaaaaaattatataatattgtagtaaaatttttacatgtcaatcatctatatttacataaaattaaaattaattatactttccttttgaaaaatcttccatattatgtttatcctccactatataatgatgagaaatgactcttctctcacaacgtaccaatatctgtgctctcactattagttagagatctataatctgtaattctacgaagtcgaagatcgaactttaacacgcgtagaattgttatagtatgcggtatgatttaatttttagttgattcattctgcatgttggagatccttatggtgtagtctgcattccatagagtattttgtagtactgtgatttagtttgattttaacagctcaatatgctttgatttttgctgataaggtctcaagtagctaggccaattttgccattggcgtatcacgtatgtaaaattacaattttcagagtgattgtagtgaacaatcaaatgttttctataattatatattttaatcacattactttgattggtaatttctaatggaaaaacattgtattgtaactttgtattacaagattttgagtgataataccttatttaactatccatctttttagttgtactgtgcaaaataactagcaatctacggatgctcatctatatattgtagaatttgcaatcttgatcttccccatttacggatgcttatgtaatttggtaaaaatggtggttactatacttgaataaatcctcaattattcattccaattgttcgttttaccattataattcttcattttataaaaaatggtgcattggaagctaaacatgggtcattgtatcattgattgttgattccaattattattaatctttatcattaattgcacaatactaattcacacttattaattaaaaaatggtgattactatacttgaataaatgaaataataatattaaattttgtagcctcgatttaaaatctattatgttaatataataataataataataataataataataataatataatactccgtagtaataataatctaaaattcttaatataattttccaaataataataataataataatccataactcttaatataagtttgtaactaaattttcctattaaatctgtttataaaggtaattataaatatagaattgataaattcctatgatatttgatttaattgatattattcctaatatattttatctaaaaggcttccttccttttttataacattgttccatatgttaatcctttaatatgctaatctatataggtaattaccatatattatTTACCacctaaataatccgtggtaattacactatatttaacatctaaatttattatggtcattaaacatagagatttcattcttacgataattttatatatttttacttcagataatgacaattacccgtgcatttcatttgattacttttgaataaaatcttaaaaattatgacaactaatgaattaatattgttgttcgtaatataaattttatcaaatcagttaacgaaattgataatacacatattacatccataattagaggagattaacaaaattatgataattatttcaattcacgtattattatgctaattcacatattattacgtccatacaattatgtaaattatttcaattcacagattattacacatataaaattatgctaatggttactttggaataaaatcttaataattatggtcattgagaaattagttcaaacattatacttttattaaacggttttttatacttgccgtaattttatctaatcaattaaagaaattaatggtacacatattacggacataattaaagaaaattaaacatacacatatatattacggataaaattaaagaaaattaaacatacacatattacgtccataattaaacgaaattaaaatatacattattttttaattataatatatactccttaattaccatacttattcataatacatggacgtcataattagcataatattaatctatactatatataaaaacataagaatagtaaaggcatattttaaattttaaacaatagtaaaggtaaattaaaaatagaatgaaaatatttcaataataatattctacatcattaattaaaaatagaacagaaattaggtaaaaataccagtggatctattattctaattgactaattaactgaaaataaaaaaaaaattgactaaaaatgaatctgatgttactaattgattgaatatataaaaggaaatgaatattaataattgactgtaaataaaaaaaaattcataattaactaaaatgaaaaaggaaatggtcatatcattgcaatttaattaaaaaaggaaaacattctacatcataaataataaagacatattataaacaatattaaagataaattaagaaaggaacggaaattaaaaatgaaacggaaatatttcaataataatattctacatcatcaattaaaaatggaacgaaaattaggtaaatattactatgtaattcttttcatttttcctagataaggttgcctgatattaatttacacataacaatcggcactaataattaaaaaaaatttaaaaaaaatagaataactgccggagacgtctgttttttttttaaattttattattattattattattatttaattattttaattaaaagtatttaaaaagtttattttaaaattagtaaccaccatgtcatcacaattgtaggtaaacaggtcaatttggacttttttttttttaacatgtcaatttgtacttaattgcatgagtttatatagttcaggaatccaattgcattctttttgagttcgatggcctaattgcagttttgtgtggagttcagtggtttatttgaccattattccgagaaaaatgatattactaattgatttaaaatataaaaagatcgtaatctattttctatactatatataaaagtaaaatcctcctatttcattccccgcctaaacttttgtagtcaattaatgaaatattttattggtcaaataattaataaagcttatttgttaagaaaatataaaatagaaattaactaatatttataaattgataatatgtatactcacgtatcaacactattaataaaagtaaaatcatttatcgagaaaagaaaagaatattactaattgactgaagattatttaaaaactttaatagttaattatactttccttttgaaaactctaagttatttaaactttaaaaaaattaattgaacatgggttgttagatttttataataatcaaaattaattcattcaaatatggaggaggaagataaaactaaatgcaatatggggaaaatgaatatacttaaagtataaaagtataattacacatatattagtgtaattgactaataataattgcctaataattattatgataattaagttaagcattggtcgttgaatttatttttataataattacaattaatttatttctcattttctcttatttattttagtaataatataattatataagtcatattacttatagatctttttaagataattttagacaaacaagtcatatattattcaattaattgagtaatatttttgtactaatcttataatcaaataaatgtacacgtttaatattagaattttttataatttcatctttatttttattatctcaatatataataaaaaaaatttatccacgcccgggtaagtggacaattatttgttctaattcaaaggaaaacatcagaaaacataatcgatccaatcaatttcatcaattgcgctatataatattcgatgttataatatatataattgtatattgatccaaatattctttaaatattataacaaatccattccgtgcaacgcacgagcgaaaatactagtatatatatataaaaaatcatttacaaatattataattataattttaaattaatactaataaagAATTGAACAGCAATAATTCATTAGCTATGGTGTGGCGGAGAAAGTGATGAAAGCATCAAAGTTGCAGACTTTCACTCCATAATTGCATTGGAAGATGAAACCCATTGTCGGTGTTGTTCTAGCAGCTGCCATGGCACTGTCTTTTCTTCAAATTTGTGGGAGCCAGAAGATTGGGTATTCTCCTCTTGGTCTGTCCACCGGAAACAGCTCTCATATTCCGGCGATTTTCAACTTCGGAGACTCAAATTCCGATACTGGTAGTTGGTCTGCAGCTTTTGGCCCATTTCTCCCTCCAAACGGTATCACTTTCTTTGGCAAACCTTCCGGCCGAGCCTCCGATGGCCGCCTCATCATCGACTTCTTAGGTAATTCTGTTTTCACAAACTTCTTGGACATATTACAGATAGAATGTTGAAAAAAATGAGTTGACCAAGAAAATTGGAGTACACTATCCCGAGGGTGTGCATGagataaattttgttttgtgatTTATTAGTAAATGACCACAAGAAAGTATATCAGCCAATAGGCTGAAAttaagaaggtcaataggccAATTGAGTTAACCTGGTTACCAAGTTGCCGACTTGAccaatttagggtgtgtttggttcgcacatgggaatcagaattggaatgagtatcaaatatttggtaatggtaatgggttttggtgaaagtattttgcatgtttggtagtaaggtggaatgggaatgattattaatagttggtgAAACGGATGAAGAAGGGAtatgaaactcttattttattagagaatgagttttgcaactaatggggtaatcaaaaccTGTAACGTTCTAAAAACTTGTCAACCAGACAATAACAATGcctttgatactcattcctgaTAGCTAGACCTGTCAACCAAACCCACCCTTAGTTGTTACTGTCCAGATAAACCACCATTTCATCATGTGAAATCAAGATTTATTGTTTCTGTTTGAGATTTAGCTATTGTAGTGGTTTAAGGTTAAATTTTGCACCTGAAAGTTGTTTCTTTTTGTGTTTTGGTTCCATGTGTTGTTGACATTTCTATGCAGCTGAAAAACTGGGATTGCCATACTTGAGTGCATTTCTGAACTCTATAGGAAGCAATTACAGGCAGGGGGCGAATTTTGCAGTGAGTGGAGCAACTATTCAGCAGAGCAATGGAAAGATGTATGATGCAGACTTCAATCCTTTGTCACTTGCCATACAGCTCTCCCAGTTTAAACAATTGAAAGCTCGCACTGCAGAGTTTTATGAACAAGGTTAGACCTGATTGTGCATTCATTTGTAGTGAAGACTGTGTTGCCAAGTTGATCAGGTGTTGACTTAGTAACTACAGGGTTACAAGTCGCCTGCCTTGGTTTAAGCCGGTCTGGAAAGGGCAACCTAGATTGGTTTACACAGTGCACACTCTGGGGTAGTGACTGTGGGTTTTCCTcgtcaattaaaaaaaaaagtgtgttgGGAACTTGGGATAATTGTAGTTATAACATATTGTTACCAATTTCTGCTCAGCCAAGGATGAAGATGGTAAATGCAATGTGCTGCCTGAAGAAGATGAGTTTTCAAGGGGTCTGTACACAATGGACATGGGACAGAATGACCTCCATTATTTCTTGATATCCATGACAGAAGAACAAGCAAAAGAGTCCATAAGTTCTGTTATTGATCAATTTGCAATGGTTTTAGAGGTAAACAAGTAATGTTTTGTATGTTGGCAGACTGAAATGGatcaattaattattctaacCTTTTGTTGTCTGTATCTCAGAAACTCCACCAGCTAGACGCGGGGGCGTTTTGGATCCACAACACAGGCCCCATAGGGTGTTTGCCATTCTTTGCTGTTGATGATCCAGAAAAACCAGAAACCACTGACCAAAACGGGTGCGTGGAGGCGTACAATGAGGTGGCCCAGGAGTTCAACACGCAACTTAAAGAGCGAGTCTACAAACTGCGCGATCAGCTCCAGAGCTCAAGAATCACCTACGTTGACATCTACTCTGCTAAATACGATCTGATAAGCAACGCTGCagcctatggtaagtaagtccAGCCAGCCTTAAATTAAAACAGTGAAGGGGTTGATCACATCTGAGATTTGCTTGCAGGTTTTTCGAATCCGTTGGGGTATTGCTGTGGGCAAAGTCACGACTTGCCTTGTTGGCAAGACGTTACAGTAAACGGTACTGATGTTTATGCAAGCAGCTGCAATAATCCTTCAGAGTATATCAGCTGGGATGGCATACATTACAGTGAGGCTGCAAATAGATGGGTCGCTGACCGTATTGCTGATGGCCTCTACTCTGACCCTCCTCAAACTCGTGTTACTGAAGCCCATCCCAACCGACGTTACATGTCTGTGACAAGCACTTGATCGAGGAGGAGACCGGGGTGTAAACGAATCAAATCAACGTGTAACACTCAACTTTGAAACCCAGTGTAagtgtaaaaataaatgtttggaCTTTGGTTGAGATGCAAATTTTTGGCTTCCTTCTTGTTATCTACAACTTCATAGTACCTTCATTCAGTGAAAGAACAGGAAAAACTTTAAACCCAAAGCAGATAGGGTATAGCATGCAGGAGTAAAGGGGGTAAACAGACCCAAAAAACCGACTCTGCTGGGGATCGAACCCAGAATCTCTGGTTCCGTAGACCAGCGCCTTATCCTTTGGGCCACAGAGTCACTTGAAATCATATTACAGAATATAGTTTTTGACAATTCcaataaatgtttatttatttttttttaaaaaaaaattaaaatctgaaTTGCATTGGATTGCAAACAAAACTATTTGAAAAATTCATGACAAGTCTTTGAAATGAGCAAGATCAATGATCATCACAGTTACATCATCCAAACTACCCTTTGTCACAGCAAGGCTTGCAAGTTTCTTGCAGGCATCCACAAGTCCActcttttcttcattttctttccagCTATCAACAACACTTCTCTTAGAACATGGAGAACAGCCTGCCCTTATACTTGAATGTGCCAGCGAAATTCGTCGAGCCTTCAATGGACTTTCGTTTTCTCTGCTGAATTCATCGTCTGTTTCTTTCCAGGCATCAGCACTTTTAGTAGAGCATGGAGAGCAGCCTGCCCTTATACTTGAATGGGCCAGTGAAATTCGTCGAGCCTTCAATGGAGTTTCGGTTTCTCTGCTGAATTCATCATCTGTTTCTTTCCAGATATCAGCACTTCTGTTAGAGCATGGAGAGTAGCCTGCTCTACTACTTGACTTGGCCAATGAAATCCTCAGAGACTTCTGTGCAGGACTTCCATTTTCAGTGCCAAAATCGGATTCGTTTCCTTTGTTTGACTTCACTAGAGAAATTCTCTTTAACTTTGAAGAGGGACTGGTGCTTATACAATCAAATTCAAACACACTTTCTTTTAAATCAGCATCTTTTGGTTCCGGTTGACATGATTGCATCACCATATCTATGGCTTCCTGGTTCTCGACCTACATCAACAGAATACTAAAAGTTGAAAGGATTGCTGCTACCTGTGATAtcgtaattttattttttattttttgggaaaaaaagaTTGGCTTGTTCACAGCAGAATTTCTATTTTCTACCAACCTTGTCCCAAAGTCCATCTGAAGCTAAAACAAGATATTGCATATCTGCAGTAAGGCACATTCTCTTTGTGTCAGGCTCGGCCACTACCCAGTCCTTCAAATGAGCATCTCCAATGCTTCTGGAAACCGAGAGGACACCATGAACTCTCCAAGCTCCTCGGTGAATCTCAACATAGCCTCCCTATACCAGAAGCTCAAAGAAGTTGTGATCAGCAAACACTGCTCTCCTTCTAGTTCAAAGAACAGTTTTGATGCAAGAAAAGAGGTACCTTATCCTCGATCCTTCTCCGCTCATCCTCTTGTCCAGCTCTATGATCTCGCGTAAGGACTTCAGCTACTCCACTCCTACAAAGAACTGCTCTGCAGTCCCCTAAATTGGAAACTATGATCTCCTCTCCTTCAATCAAAGCAGTGACGCAGCAGGCACCACTGCATATTCCCTGTAAAACTCCAGTTAAAATAAGAGCCTTTTAAATGATCCAAGAGTTAAACTGAGATTGCAATTTATTGCATAAACATGGTGGGTATACATGGCTGATCTTGCAGCATTTCATCTAGATGGTTAACACAGGATGAATGATGAAGAAAACAACAAATTGCCTAATACTCTTGTGTATTCATAAGATAAATAAACTTCATAGAGTTTCAAATATCACAGAATGGTTTgcacaaagaaataaatatgtgGGCAACCCCAACCAAGCTGGTCAGGCCGTTGACTGggtaaccacaagattacaagttcgactcccaacGGGAGCAACCTATTGGCCTCTTtgatttgagccggtcagctatgaacAACCTAGATTAGTTTACTTCTTAGTGGTCTTTgccgactagggtcacaagacagAGTTTACGTATCTTCGGATAGTGGCTCTCATTAGTCAAATAAATATGCATATATGATTGTTTTCTTTGTAACCATAATGAACTGAGAGCAATCAGAACTGCTGGTTAAGCAATATGAACCTAAAAAAAGTTACCAATATGCAGTGCCCAATGGAACACTCAAATACAGCCATTTTCAAATGTTGTGTAAAGACCAGTTGTAGATTCTCATACCTTTTTCAAGAATTCAGAGTCAGTTTTCAAATACCCAGCCTTAATGGCATCTTCTTTGGCTGCACTGCCAGGTGAATTCTTCAGCATGTCCAGAATATTAGAATGCAAATTCTCTGCTACAAATTCAGCAGCTTTGCTCCCTCCATGCCCATCATACACTCCAAAAAATCCCTACAATTCAAAATCAAATTGAGAATCATCAAACCCAAATCCATTAAAAGTTAATAAAGAAAGAAACTTTGcccatttttcacacacacacacacacacaaaaaaagaaTTCATTCTACATTATTCCTAACAGTATATGAGTTCAAGAAATGGGACCTTTTTGGCATGCGGGCAAGAAACAATCTTGTGGGTATCCTCCATGAACTTCTTGCGGCCTTTGAGGGAGAAAACGCCCACCCCCTTAGCACTGAACCACACGGCGTCGTCCTGGGCGGCGGTGGCGCAGGCTCTCGGCTCCTCGGCCGCACTGATTTCACGGAGGACATTGGGAATCTCAATCATGGGAGGTCTCTTCCTCTTCAGAGAAACAGAATCCATGTCGGGATCTGTGTTGGCTCTCTGAAAAATTTGGAAACTGCGTCTCGGGTCACCTCTCTTGATCTTGAAAGTGCTTTCTTGCTGCAGAAATTTGACAGAGTGCTTAGTTTTCTGGTTCAAGTGCAGAGTGGAGGGAGGGATTTAACGGCTACAATCTTGGATTTAATTGATCGTTGTTTGTGTGCCGTTAGAGATTGGTGGGGGCGGAGGAGTCAAGGTTCTAAAGTTGACAACTTTAGTTGCTTTTTTATTTCTCTTGAGTTATAGAAATACATTGTCTGTATTTAGAGTATGAGCAATATTATTGTGGGAAGCAAATgatttcattataattatttctcTGTAAGATCACTAAGACTGAATTTATACTTGAAAGTCTTCCGTTGGCAAgcttaaaagagttaattatcgaaatggtcccttaactatagtgaaattatcaatttagtcattaactattcttattgaccaattaagtccctcaactttaaaaaatctTAACTAATTTTGTTCTCTGTTTGTTTTGCTGTTAGAAATCCGTTAActcaggaccaaattgataatttcgttATAGTTAATGGACTATTTTAGTAATTAACTTTTCAAAGAGTGATGCATGTGATGACTATAATGGTGATGGCTAAAatagtccattgactatagcaaaagagcaaattgccattttggtccactgactataggcaATTTTAGCCATCAACTTTCAAAAGTATTAATTGCATATcctgactatttaatttttgtcaattttggtcactccggtcAAATTGCCGACCAAATTTACCGAAAttttctaaaccctaaaataatgaggggtattttagtaatttcacatGTCTGTTCTTCTTCTTTGGCGAGCTACCAGGCTGAGAGCAACCGGAATGTTCAGATTTATGGCTTCTCAAATTAACAACAAAGAAGACAATAATAAAGCTCTTCTTTTTCGCCATCAACACTACAACTCAATACCGGCGTGGCTTCCTCGTCAAGAGAGGTTTTGAAAGGAATGCCCAAATTTCGGCATGGCCTCCTTGTCAACGTgaaccaacaacaacaaaaggGGAGGAAAGCTAAGGCGGCGGTGAAGGCCGTTCGCCGGAGCATGTCGTTGTCGACAGCGAAACCGGAGATGAGCTGCGCAATGCGCAACGGTGGCGGTAGTGTGGAAACATGGATAGGTTTGAGTTTATCAACGCTAAGCGGAGCAAAGGCGGAAATGCCGTGGCGGCGGAAGATGTCGCCGTCATTCTCTGCATTCATCGACATTATTGTCGTAGTGATCTTAGCAATGGACCTCGCACTTCGTCAAAATGTAGACGACTTTGGCAACGTCGATACGGGAAAAATTGATAATCCGACGGTGCGATAGTTAATGACTTAGGAAGTCAACCGTCGTCTCGCCAATGTGACCGCCACCACCGCAACATAATGAAATttggccggagaagaagaacaaacatgtgaaattactaaaataccccttattattttagggtttaggatttttcCCGCGAATTTGGCTGGAGTGAACAAAATTGACAAGATTTGAATAGttatggtatgcaattaacacttttgaaagtcgtgtaagatgacccctatagtcagtggaccaaaatgacaa from Ipomoea triloba cultivar NCNSP0323 chromosome 7, ASM357664v1 encodes:
- the LOC116024547 gene encoding GDSL esterase/lipase At3g27950-like, whose product is MKPIVGVVLAAAMALSFLQICGSQKIGYSPLGLSTGNSSHIPAIFNFGDSNSDTGSWSAAFGPFLPPNGITFFGKPSGRASDGRLIIDFLAEKLGLPYLSAFLNSIGSNYRQGANFAVSGATIQQSNGKMYDADFNPLSLAIQLSQFKQLKARTAEFYEQAKDEDGKCNVLPEEDEFSRGLYTMDMGQNDLHYFLISMTEEQAKESISSVIDQFAMVLEKLHQLDAGAFWIHNTGPIGCLPFFAVDDPEKPETTDQNGCVEAYNEVAQEFNTQLKERVYKLRDQLQSSRITYVDIYSAKYDLISNAAAYGFSNPLGYCCGQSHDLPCWQDVTVNGTDVYASSCNNPSEYISWDGIHYSEAANRWVADRIADGLYSDPPQTRVTEAHPNRRYMSVTST
- the LOC116024546 gene encoding probable protein phosphatase 2C 14 encodes the protein MDSVSLKRKRPPMIEIPNVLREISAAEEPRACATAAQDDAVWFSAKGVGVFSLKGRKKFMEDTHKIVSCPHAKKGFFGVYDGHGGSKAAEFVAENLHSNILDMLKNSPGSAAKEDAIKAGYLKTDSEFLKKGICSGACCVTALIEGEEIIVSNLGDCRAVLCRSGVAEVLTRDHRAGQEDERRRIEDKGGYVEIHRGAWRVHGVLSVSRSIGDAHLKDWVVAEPDTKRMCLTADMQYLVLASDGLWDKVENQEAIDMVMQSCQPEPKDADLKESVFEFDCISTSPSSKLKRISLVKSNKGNESDFGTENGSPAQKSLRISLAKSSSRAGYSPCSNRSADIWKETDDEFSRETETPLKARRISLAHSSIRAGCSPCSTKSADAWKETDDEFSRENESPLKARRISLAHSSIRAGCSPCSKRSVVDSWKENEEKSGLVDACKKLASLAVTKGSLDDVTVMIIDLAHFKDLS